Sequence from the Osmia bicornis bicornis chromosome 13, iOsmBic2.1, whole genome shotgun sequence genome:
tatacaataaataatatatgttACCTCCTGAATAGCATCCCAACCTCTGAGAAACAGGTGTGAAAAAGCTATTCTATTATCCCAAGCATAATTCACATGCATGTAATTGTTATGAGCAAATAGGCATAACTGTACAGTGACTAACAGAATTTTGATAACTTGTACAGTAAATTTATATGGAAATCGACGCTTTGCTCGCCACTTTTCAATTGGATTCATGaagaagaatttcaattttctacgCATCTTTTCCTCTACAAACAGTGTCATATTGCACGCTGATGGATCATCATTTAGAGTTGATTGATGATGACTATAAAACAAAAAGGTTTCAAGTTTGAATATTACtgatatatatacataatatactaccaaagaattatttaatcatCTGATATTTGCAAGAGCATGATATAGAATTGAATAATGAATCTCGAAGATACAACACTAACAATGAGTGCAATACTTTATTGTAAATGATACACCTGTTAACAAAGAAAACTAGCATACTAATGCTTGCTACTGATTAAAGTAACAAGACAATAGAAATAGGCCATACAACTAATAATATCATCAAAGTTCAATCAAGAATGATTGCGATAAATTTGCGAACCTTGGACTTATATTTTCGTTGAGCAGTCCATTCTCGCCATTCAGCTCGTCGTCGCTGTCAGGTCCATTACTCCACGAATGGTTCCTGAGAATATTACCTCTGGAttcttcccttcttttctGTGTTTCCGACATTTTGTATGAATCGTACTATCAAGAAACAATGGAACGAACTGAAAATTGATGATCGAAGATATTCTATCCCGCGGAACTGTCGTTCCAGTTTCCGACGGACGATGGGACTCCCAGTTGTTCACATGCGTTGATCTGCTTAGCAACACAAGAAAGATTACCGAATGACATCAGTCTGTATCGCGTGATCGTGTTTTGTTCCGTGATAGAAAAATTATGTTTGCAACGTACTGGATTGTAATACGCAACGAAGGGCGATCGCAATGATTTTACGTTGTTAGCACCAGCCATCGCACGCCATCCAATTCACGTATCTAGCTCTACTGATCGGCGCGCTCCTTTGGCCGTTCTTTGAAACCAGATGATCACGTGATGGGGATAAATGGAAGGGAGGGCGCTAATTGTCAGTTGATCGTAGTGTCATGGTAAATGTTTGACGTCAAGTTTTGTGATAAACATTTTACAAGTGTGTAATTGATATCCTGTACAAAACCGAGGGTCACACGAAAGCGACAAATAAACGTGGAACGGTCGAGTACTTAAGATTGGTAAATCTATTGATAATTTCGTACAATCGCGGTAAAACATCGAATCCTTATGCGCATTACCATACAGTCTAGCGTTCCGTATCATTCCATGATTCATGTAGATAATCAAACATTTATTGTTCATTTATAATCATTGATATTTGTTATTAGGTATATTTAAATAGCGACGTGATAAGCATTGATACAATAAACATGTATTTATAACTggtatttatattaaatttcagttTGCTTGAGGCGGAAGTTGAGAGTACAATTTCCCGCGCATTCGATAGCAAGCGTTGTAAACAAAATGGCGGCGCGGCAGTTTGAAGCTTCGCGGGCAGGAATGAAGTAATCAGTTATGAAAGGATAGTGAAACTTTAACGATGCAGTTGCACAAGAAAATAATTGGACAGTGTTCAAAGGTAAGcaaataagaatattttccACTCTTACGAAACTAGAGACGCAATATTTATCGAGTGAAATTTGAAAGCAGTGAAGCATAGTCACAAAGTGAGATCAGCAGATGGAATTCGATCTAATCAATCTGGATCGAAAAAGGGAATGCAGTTGGTGATAGCACGTGGATGAATCGCCTACACTGATGCAGTGACAACGAAATGGTGAGTCTCAGATAAAATACCAGTATTCTACCGTAGTTTGGTTTAATACATAAAAAGGAGAAATTATGATTCGCTTGAAAGTGGAATTTGGAGGTTAGAGGTAAGAATGCGTGTAGGAAATTTTTATGAAGATTACAGTATATAAAAGCTCCTAGTTTCCGTGTATTCTACATAGTTTCATACATGTAGAAAACGCAATTTTCTCTGTACGTTATTTTATCTGGCCGTCACTGATGACAAGGGGGTGGGTGCGCGCGTTTCTACGTTTGAGGATCGGCGCGCGTTCTCGTTGCACCTTCTGCGCCCGCGTATCGGGGCTTCGCAACACAGACGAACGGTGTGTCCTGCCGCGCGCGCCAAGTGCCTAGGAGAGGAAGCGCAGCGACGGAGCCGAGCTAAGCTCGGCCTTCCTCGACCGACCGTAGGCGCAGTCTCTCATCGTCAGTCTTTCTCGTCCCCAGCCCCGTGAGAGCACGCTTTCGGGGTCAGATCTATCTTCCGAGTGTGTCCACCTCGACGCCAACCCTCAGCTGTCCCGGTCACCGACCTGACGGCCAGTCGGTTCTCGCTTTTAACGCGATATCCCTCACGTAACTGTGTTCAGTGTCTCGAAGTGTTGGCCTGCGGTGTGCAGTCAATCAGTATCGTAGCACAGGCGGGAGTAAACAGAGCAGCATCAGTGTGctctttctccctttttccCTCTCGTCCATTGTCCTCTCGTTGGTACAAAATAATCGTCAATCAACAGCTCGGTTATTTTTCTCGACTTACATCCCACGTTGATTAGAGTCGCATCGCGCGGCTACAGGAGAATTTGAACGAAAACTGCAGGAAGCATGGTGGATCAACAGCAGTCGGATCAGCAACAGGAAGCTGTGCCAAGCGTGGTGGAGTTGAACGTGGGCGGTGTATTTTACACAACTGCTTTAACCACCCTCACCCGGGAGAGCGATTCTCATCTGGCCGCATTGTTTTCGGGAAAAACGCCGGTCGAGAAGGATGCGAAGGGAAAGTATTTCCTGGACCGCGACGGTGTACTGTTCCGTTACGTGCTCGATTTCCTGCGCAATCAGGCACTCGTTCTGCCCGAAGGTTTCCGGGAGAAGGAACGCTTGAAACAGGAGGCGAATTTTTACGGTCTCCCCGGATTGGAACGTGCCATTATGGAGAACGGCAAGTCTTCCGGTTCCTTGACCTCGCCGGGAAAGAGAGCAACCGGTCACATAACCGTCGGTTATCGCGGAAGCTTCGCGTTCGGCCGCGAAGGCCTGCCGGATGTCAAGTTCCGGAAACTATCGAGGATCCTCGTATGCGGTCGCGTTACTCTATGCAGGGACGTGTTCGGAGAAACCTTGAACGAAAGCCGCGATCCGGATCACGGTGCTTCCGATCGTTACACATCCAGATTTTTCCTGAAGCACAGCTCGATCGAGCAAGCTTTCGATATGCTACAAGAGCAAGGATTTAAGCTGGCCGGAAGTTGCGGCTCCGGCACAGCTGGCAGCAATTCGGAACAGCTGAAGCCCGGAATGGATTCCGAGGAGAATCGTTGGAATCATTACAACGAGTTTGTCTTTGTTCGCGATTAAATAGCATTCCTTCTTCCTCCTTGGTTTCGAATTAGCTAAACGAGCCGGTCGCTGGGAATAGTCGGTGTCATTTTATTCGATCGGCTCGACGAGATTCAATTCCAACAACCAAATGGAATTTCGGGATTATTTCGTCCGTCGAACGACAGACACGGGACAGCAATTCGCTATCCGAAGACTCTTCCTTCTCGAACTGATCGTAACCGGTAGGGTAAAAAGTAGCGATGAATCTTTTTCGTCGAACATTGTGCATGTACTATTCAAACTCATCGAGCTAATAAAATGACGATGACACGTATTCCTCTATCAAGATATTCTTTGCTCGTTTCTTCCATTCGAACGGACCCGAAATGATCGTTAAAGAAAGGGACGTGACGTTGTATTTGGATGAAGTCAGATCGCAAACGAGGTGTCTTTGTTGAAATTAGCAGACTCCCCTCGTACACGTGCACTTTAACGTGGCGAAGCACTTTCGTCGATGAAACAAAGACCAGTTCATCTTGCTTGATTCTGCGGTAATTGGCGGTGTTAAGAAGACCGAGAGACAACGGAAAGTTTGAAGAAGACGAAGCAAACGATACTGGATCGTCGCGACTTGAAGAGTTTGCTTTAATCTTCGACCAGTGTGAAGATTGTATTTCATCTGTACAACGGAAACTTTAATGGTAACGTCTCGAAGAATATAAAGAAGATGTTGAATGATACGAAAAATCAACGTTTGATCGTCAAATTTAGAGGAAGTTTCAACGAAAGAtcctcgttttctttttcctatTCAAATCTATTCATCACGCATCTACGTTCTTCCTGTTTAATCGTTCGTTTGCTGAATATCGTATCATTCCAATTCGAATAATATGATCCAAACTTGGGCATCGAGAATCAAAGACTCGTTAGAAATACTGTCTACATTATTCGGAAGGAGCTTCATAAAAAggatacaaaataaaatgcagGATCTTTGCAATTTTTTCACTCGTAGCCGTAAATACGCAGGAAAGAAGAATACCATTAGAGGATGAAACTTTAACTAGACCAAGTAGCGTAAAGCAATCGAGACGATTCATCGTTTGAACCAATGGTCATTTTcgaacaaaaaacaaaacgaaacaaaaaaaaaacaaaacggGTATAAAAGACGATCGAAGGATTTAGAATGAGAGAATTAATCAGGCTGTCTACCTGAAGTTTCTCTTCCGATAACGTAATTCATCTCTATCAATGCTATCGTAACGAGCAGCtgtaaggaaggaaggaaggacaGATTCAGGATTCAGCTTCAAACAACGCTGGCCGACTGTTCGAGGCTGAACTTGATATTGAACAGTTTGATTGTGTGCCACTGAAAACGAGCCTCCTGTGTCTACGTATCGTGTAACCAGTAGCTTGTGTGGACATACAAGCCAACACGGTGTTAAACACATGTCGAGCGATCCGAGTAACGCGTACGTCGAACGCCTCTGATAAGGCATTCTTGATTTAGAGACTGTTCTTTATTTCCtaatcaatatacatatagagAAGGATTTTAATTTTGGGCGAAAATACCGCGTTtggtaaaaataattgaatttagtAGGTCGTTGAAGGTTTCGCGCGTTCGAGCGCGTGTAGGTACATTTTCCTTAGTTGctgattgaaaattaaatctgTGTATAACGAAATTCTCGAATTAAGCGATGTTGAGAAGGTTTATCAGATAGGAAAGGAATAAAACGGAAGTGTCGACGATGCGACGGGAGGAATCGGATTTTTAGAAAGCGACTTCTAGTTATAATTAGACGACTAAAGGGTTCGAATCGTCGTTTATCGCTAAACGATTATCGTGTTGTTAAGATTCCATTGTCTCGATTTCAAGAGGTGTGGCCAAGATATAGATTTCctattaattagaaacataTCGAATGATTGAACGTTTATGTGCTCCAAGTTCCGACGATAAAGATAATTGCAGATAAATAGCGTTATACGATAAGCGAGGTCGGCGAGCAACAGATAGGAAGACTTACCGAATTGTAGAGATGGTAGGGTTCCCGTGAACTTTTCTGAAATGCTGGCAATTTTTCAAGATAAACGAGACGATGTCAAGACTAAACGCACGGTTCCTTTCGAGAAACTTCAAACATCCATATTCGAACGAAACCTTTGTATGAATTTTATTCGACCCGAGGAAATCTCTTGGcctgtttcttctttattttttctactTTAAACTTAGCTCGCACGCTTCACCTGATAAAGTTTCCGCGTGACTGTTTTTCTCAGCTGCGAAACAACCTTATCTGTGTCTTACGCGATCGTAAACTCCTTTTTTTCCGGCACACTAGCTTTTATTAGacagaattatttatcagCTTGCCTGgtgtcctttttttttcttcattcgaACACCCCAGAATCGACTTGCAAAATATTTGGAGCGTTTCGAATCGAACGGAAAGAATAAAAGGCGGGGATCGATAGGATCGATGCGGCAAGATATTGAAAATCctgttgaatttttcaatttcaacgaGATTCCATTTTCCACGCCATTCCTCAGTAGATTGCAGATAGCTCCGGTTTccttccccttttttttttttttttgaaatttttcacggTATTTCCGCTGCCTGGACGTGCATGCATAAAACAAGGGGACGGAAGCGACTGGTATAATCCGATCGGTTCAAGGCGAGATCTTCTCGTCCGGAACAGTGAAATTCGGTAAGAGCAAAGCCGACCTTTAGTGCTCTGACGATCGTATGGTTCATCGATAACATGCCCGACGCGTCAAAGGGGCGAAAGGTACGGACGATCTAGGCGGGAATCGTTCGAATTCGCTGACAGAGGTATCGGCTATGGTCATTCTCGTTAATTCGCGTATATAGAATACAGGCCATGGATGTGTCCGAGATCGATCCGGGTACGTCGAAGGTTACTTAGGTGTCTCGGGAATCGTTTCCTTAAGACGACCTCTCGGAATCGCGAATTCGTGCCTCGCGACGGAGATGTTTGCTTAAACGACATAGCTCCAGGTGCACCGATAAATCCGACAATGAATattatttcatcaaacattAGTTTTCCTAAGGTTCTAGTTGCGCAAAGTATTAGATTTGCAATTTTAGAAAAACATTGCTGTAGATTATCCACTTCGAAGTTCAATTTACCCAAACGATCCTTCGGTTCCATTCGATGCAAATTGTCAGGAATAGAGATCAATATATCGCGCGATTAGCACGGTGAACAGAGTTCGACAATGCTCGAAGCGGAATTCAAACAGGTTGATGGGCAAGCTACTTGCCACGAAATTCCCTGAATCATGCAAATCCATTTGGCCACATTCCTAAGCTCGGTGTACCTGGCGTCTCGAGTCGGATCAGGCTCGAAAGGATCTTCGGTTCCTTCGGTGGCCCCGATATTGTCGGCTACTCCGGATATCTCGCACGAACGCAGCCCAATTCCAGAAGTCGTTGCGATCGGGAACGAACGATCTAGGATATCGAGGCGCGATCCTCGGATCGATCAGCCGCCACGCAGCGAAAGAGCGGTCCTAATTCGTAGATTAGAAACGGTGCATCGCCTTTTCCATTCGCCGTAAAAGGAAACGAGTTTCGAACGAGCGTATTTAGTTATCCGAAGAAGGAACAatactttaacccttttaaGAAGGATTTGTTAAAAAACATCCTTCGTTACTTTGTCGTTATTggtaatttgtaaaattagtTCCCGAAGCAAGAGGCGATGATAAATCATTATCACTCTAGCAAGTAAAAGTGGTGTTACTTTGAGCCTAAAAGGGTTAAACTATGTTACGAGGGTTTCTCTCGTCGCGTGTTCGAGCCactcttttccttctttgaCGAAATGGAATTCAGCGAGTAGAAAAGCGAGAAGTTGCGTGCACCCTCGGCGAACAAACGCGTTAAAACGCCAACCCTTCCGTCGGGCATGCTGCCAAGATTTTATTCCGAACCCTTCAACCGTGACCGAAGCGAATCGCTTTTCCCGTAGATTTTCCTCCCGTGAAATCTACCGAGTAAACTTCGTGCTGAGAATCTATTTGGGAAGCTATCAAATCGGAAACCTATTTGTTACCTCACCTCGTATATTTCTATGCCGGTGAGTCAGAAGATCGAGAATCTGAAAATTGAACAACGAGACTCGTACACTTTCATCAGCTGAATTATTGTTCGTTGATCTTCCATTTTCGTTTTGTTCGGCGACGTTTGGGTGAAATGAATTGAAATAACGACTAAAGATCGAGAGCCTCGTTGTTTGTTCTCTGGTTTCGCGTTTGCTCGACGCACGTGCGGGCGACTTTCTCAAAAGTGTTAGGTAGCGTGTAAGGTAAGATGCTACATCGTGAAGATACTGAATCATTGTAcatgtatatacataaatcgagagaggaaaaataaaaggatGATACGACGTGCAGCTGGAATTATTTTTCCTTCGGGTTTGTCCTCCTTTCACCCCTCTTTTTTTGTTACCGGTAGAGGATTGAATGTAAGCCGGATCGTAAAATGGGTTAGATGATAAAGTAGTGTAGGTGCTCCATGCGTTGGGAAGTGATTTTGAGGGGGATGATACGAATATTTTTTCGCATTTTTCATCatagtattattttaattaaaagataatTAACCTCCAGATTCAATTAATCGAATTCTCTATTACAGCGGAAACgttatatgaaaatataaaattgttatttttccaAACATAATTTCTCCTTGGTAGTTTAAATGtcaatgttttaatttttaaatcttgCCTTTACAAATCCCTGGTATAAAaatactattttatacatCACATATTCAGTATTTATTTTTCGATATTGGCTTTGTAAATTGAggacaatttatttttattttaatccaCGTTTATAACTCAAAAAGTGACACATGAAATCTTTGTCAATTATCACCATTGAACAGTCCTGATATATCTCTTCATTGCAATAATATTTACACCGATAAAACGGTAAACGAAAAACCAAAAATTATCTCTGaattaaatgcaaaatatttataaatcgTTACACAACCATCGTGTGTTCAATATCGCTTTATCATGAATTCATCAACAATGAGTTAGCGTTATTCGTTTCTACTTTTCCAAGAGTCTATGCATTTTCTATCGCGAATAGACAGTCGAAGGCGATGATTTGTCTCGTAGGCAGTGGATATGACAGGGTGGTAATGATGATACGTATTCCCGTGGGTCGCGGGGGTGAAATATTTTCCCCGGAGGAGAAGTTTCCCCTTGAAAGAGGAGATTGCACGTTAACGAACGTCAGCCAAAGATGTCGGATGTAAACTCGATTGGCCGCTTGAATGAAACGCGTCAGCCACGGATAGATTTTCTGAAACCGTTGCTTCGAATTACGGGAAGCAATCTGTTGCTTAGTCTCCATTCATCTGTCGACCGTGCCAAGagggaaataaatattatcgaCGTAAATGGCGCGGAAGCTAGGATCCTTAACAACGATCATTAACAGTGCATTGTATCCGCCGAGGTATATTTCCGTTTTGCCATCGAAACCATATCGCTTTTCTGTTAA
This genomic interval carries:
- the LOC114872608 gene encoding BTB/POZ domain-containing protein KCTD16 — its product is MVDQQQSDQQQEAVPSVVELNVGGVFYTTALTTLTRESDSHLAALFSGKTPVEKDAKGKYFLDRDGVLFRYVLDFLRNQALVLPEGFREKERLKQEANFYGLPGLERAIMENGKSSGSLTSPGKRATGHITVGYRGSFAFGREGLPDVKFRKLSRILVCGRVTLCRDVFGETLNESRDPDHGASDRYTSRFFLKHSSIEQAFDMLQEQGFKLAGSCGSGTAGSNSEQLKPGMDSEENRWNHYNEFVFVRD